One genomic region from Paramicrobacterium agarici encodes:
- a CDS encoding FAD-binding and (Fe-S)-binding domain-containing protein: MAQHPVFDSVDLGSTDVRTRAIDRYKYAHDASHYLLVPDTVLVPHDAADVARIFRAARDAGRALTFRSGGTSLSGQGVSGDVMVDVRHHFRGIWIEDDGRVVRVQPGATVRNVNARLARHRTKLGPDPASEIACTIGGVIANNSSGMHCGTTQNSYRTIASMVLVLPSGTVIDTADADADDQLRQREPAMHAGLIALRDRLRSNPDSVETVAHQFSMKNTMGYGLNALLDFDAPIDMLQHLVIGSEGTLAFVAEARFQTVPAYSHVATGLLVFDTLRDAMAALPGLVDHGFATVELMDAESLRVAQTLRDVPEVIAQLDVDEHAALLVEVQSDSADELAALAASARDHAAQLPLSSSPDLTTDPAERASLWTVRKGLYTAIAGNRPSGTNALLEDIVVPVDNLLATCERLTELFARHGYEASVIFGHAKDGNVHFMLNERFDDPASVARYERFTDDLVELVLAQRGSLKAEHGTGRIMAPFVRRQYGDELYAIMVELKRLIDPAGMLNPGVVLSDDPGSYMRHLKTAPTVEPEVDRCVECGYCEPTCPSRDLTTTPRQRIVLRREIEQARERGDLSLVAELTEQYDYDAVQTCAVDGMCGIACPVDINTGDLVRRLRNEQADAVSATAWKTAAKHWGAATQACRAALTVAKVLPAPLVTGVTDAARAALGADTVPRYTADLPRGGTAPLVASASHSVPATGNCGEHRTAPQIRPALGTRSSAPRAADVVFFSSCVGTMFGPATPSHVRATNVEREKTTEARHAASAESRAEGAGSGSCGESGDGVRHAMVRLLEHAGIGMIVPRQAGSLCCGTPWKSKGYASGYAAMATRVIDSLLDASRGGAVPIVCDGASCTEGLLVMVDQMRASRPEVEALRIEDATQFVARDVLPLIEAGAQQLSTTHSRDEVDADSSSSATACYSPGTPARAKLRRIAVHPTCATEAIGATRALTTIAEAVADEAYVPVDWGCCAFAGDRGMLHPELTASATVPEAAEVQRCHADDPFDAFASANRPCEMAMSRATGKPYRHVLELLADQLDA, encoded by the coding sequence ATGGCGCAGCATCCTGTTTTCGACTCCGTCGATCTCGGCTCGACCGACGTGCGCACGCGCGCGATCGACCGCTACAAGTACGCGCACGACGCCTCGCACTACCTGCTTGTTCCCGATACGGTGCTCGTGCCGCACGACGCGGCCGACGTCGCACGCATCTTTCGCGCCGCGCGGGACGCTGGCAGGGCGCTGACCTTCCGCTCGGGCGGCACGAGCCTCTCGGGGCAGGGGGTTTCGGGCGACGTCATGGTCGACGTCAGGCACCATTTTCGCGGCATCTGGATCGAAGACGACGGCCGCGTGGTTCGCGTGCAGCCGGGCGCGACGGTGCGCAACGTCAATGCCAGGCTCGCGCGGCACCGCACCAAGCTCGGCCCCGACCCGGCGAGCGAGATCGCGTGCACGATCGGCGGCGTCATCGCGAACAACTCCAGCGGCATGCACTGCGGCACGACGCAGAACTCCTACCGCACAATCGCGTCGATGGTGCTCGTGCTGCCAAGCGGCACCGTGATCGACACCGCGGATGCTGACGCCGACGACCAGCTGCGTCAGCGCGAACCCGCGATGCACGCCGGTCTCATCGCGCTGCGCGACCGACTGCGCAGCAACCCCGACTCGGTCGAGACCGTCGCCCACCAGTTCTCGATGAAGAACACCATGGGCTACGGCCTCAACGCGCTGCTCGACTTCGACGCCCCGATCGATATGCTGCAGCACCTCGTGATCGGCAGCGAGGGCACCCTCGCGTTCGTCGCGGAGGCGCGGTTTCAGACGGTCCCGGCGTACTCGCACGTCGCGACCGGGCTGCTGGTCTTCGATACGCTGCGCGACGCCATGGCCGCGCTGCCCGGCCTCGTCGACCACGGATTCGCGACGGTCGAGCTCATGGACGCCGAGTCGCTCCGCGTCGCCCAGACGCTGCGCGACGTGCCCGAGGTGATCGCGCAGCTCGACGTCGACGAGCACGCCGCGCTGCTCGTCGAGGTGCAGTCGGACTCCGCCGATGAGCTCGCTGCTCTGGCAGCATCCGCCCGTGATCATGCCGCCCAGCTACCGCTCTCGAGCAGCCCAGACCTCACGACAGACCCCGCCGAACGCGCCTCGCTGTGGACGGTGCGCAAGGGGCTCTACACGGCCATCGCCGGCAATCGCCCGTCGGGAACGAACGCGCTGCTCGAAGACATCGTCGTGCCCGTGGACAATCTGCTCGCCACGTGCGAGCGGCTCACCGAGCTGTTCGCGCGGCATGGCTATGAAGCATCCGTGATCTTCGGGCACGCGAAAGACGGCAACGTTCACTTCATGCTCAACGAGCGCTTCGACGACCCCGCCAGCGTCGCGCGCTACGAGCGGTTCACCGACGACCTGGTCGAGCTGGTGCTCGCCCAGCGCGGCTCGCTCAAGGCCGAGCACGGAACGGGTCGCATCATGGCACCGTTCGTGCGGCGGCAATACGGCGATGAGCTATACGCGATCATGGTTGAGCTCAAGCGTCTGATCGACCCGGCGGGTATGTTGAATCCGGGCGTCGTGCTGAGCGATGACCCCGGCTCGTACATGCGTCACCTCAAGACCGCGCCGACCGTCGAGCCCGAGGTTGATCGCTGTGTCGAGTGCGGCTATTGCGAGCCGACGTGCCCGAGCCGCGACCTCACGACGACGCCGCGCCAGCGCATTGTGCTGCGTCGCGAGATCGAGCAGGCACGCGAGCGCGGCGACCTGTCGCTCGTCGCCGAGCTCACGGAGCAGTACGACTACGACGCCGTGCAGACGTGCGCCGTCGACGGCATGTGCGGCATCGCGTGCCCCGTCGACATCAACACGGGCGATCTCGTGCGGCGGTTGCGAAACGAGCAGGCGGATGCTGTCAGCGCGACGGCGTGGAAGACGGCGGCGAAGCACTGGGGCGCAGCGACGCAAGCGTGTCGTGCGGCGCTCACGGTTGCGAAGGTGCTGCCTGCTCCATTGGTGACGGGGGTGACGGATGCTGCGCGCGCGGCGCTCGGCGCAGACACCGTGCCGCGCTACACGGCGGATCTCCCGCGCGGCGGCACTGCTCCGCTTGTGGCCTCTGCTTCACACTCGGTGCCCGCCACAGGAAACTGTGGCGAACACAGGACGGCTCCCCAGATTCGTCCTGCACTCGGCACAAGGTCCTCTGCCCCGCGCGCCGCCGACGTGGTCTTCTTCAGCTCGTGCGTTGGCACCATGTTCGGTCCCGCGACACCTTCTCATGTGCGCGCCACAAACGTCGAACGTGAGAAGACGACAGAGGCGCGCCATGCAGCATCCGCCGAATCTCGCGCAGAGGGCGCCGGAAGCGGAAGCTGCGGTGAGAGCGGCGACGGCGTGCGGCACGCGATGGTGCGCCTTCTCGAGCACGCGGGCATCGGCATGATCGTTCCGCGGCAGGCGGGCAGCCTCTGCTGCGGAACCCCGTGGAAGTCCAAGGGCTACGCGAGCGGATACGCCGCAATGGCGACGCGCGTGATCGACAGTCTGCTCGACGCGAGCCGCGGCGGCGCGGTACCGATCGTGTGCGACGGAGCATCCTGCACCGAGGGCCTGCTCGTCATGGTTGACCAGATGCGTGCTTCTCGCCCCGAGGTCGAGGCGCTGCGTATTGAAGATGCCACGCAGTTCGTCGCGCGTGACGTGCTGCCGTTGATCGAGGCAGGTGCGCAGCAGTTGAGCACGACGCACTCCCGCGACGAGGTCGATGCTGATAGCAGTTCCTCGGCGACCGCCTGCTATTCGCCCGGAACCCCCGCTCGCGCGAAGCTGCGCCGCATCGCCGTGCACCCCACCTGTGCGACGGAGGCGATCGGCGCCACGCGCGCGCTTACGACGATCGCCGAGGCGGTGGCCGACGAAGCGTACGTTCCGGTGGATTGGGGGTGCTGCGCTTTTGCCGGAGACCGAGGGATGCTGCATCCGGAACTGACAGCGAGTGCGACGGTGCCGGAGGCCGCTGAGGTGCAGCGCTGCCATGCCGACGATCCCTTCGACGCGTTCGCTTCGGCAAACCGCCCGTGCGAGATGGCGATGTCCCGTGCGACGGGCAAGCCGTACCGTCATGTGCTCGAGCTGCTCGCCGACCAGCTCGATGCGTAG
- a CDS encoding LysR family transcriptional regulator — MIGTASAERILLLSTVAREGSMTAAAESAGYSVSAISQQIRKLELEAGVPLLQRHSRGIFLTDAGRAVVEHAERIQGQMKSLQHSLDDIIGLRSGTLRMGTFPTAGSSLLPAAISGFRKAHPFVELTVRSFRKVPLLNMLTNRDISMSLLWEYPWSRIDHPNLDLVHLMDDPTDLVVSHNHPMAERESVSVSELVDEVWVIRAEKHPVMEAIIRASNKVGFEPKVAYEANDYQEAQAMVAVGLGVALVPRLALSVQRSDVKVIPLTGIVPRRRIMLARLADGVPNPAELAMVKMLIEAAQDLSSAGQPRS, encoded by the coding sequence GTGATTGGAACAGCCAGCGCTGAGCGCATCCTTCTGCTGTCGACTGTTGCGCGCGAGGGCAGCATGACGGCAGCCGCCGAATCTGCCGGATACTCGGTATCTGCGATCTCGCAGCAGATCCGAAAGCTGGAGCTTGAGGCGGGTGTGCCGCTGCTTCAACGGCATAGCAGAGGAATCTTCCTGACGGATGCCGGGCGCGCGGTCGTCGAGCATGCGGAGCGCATTCAAGGCCAGATGAAGTCGCTGCAGCACTCGCTTGACGACATCATCGGCCTTCGCTCGGGCACGCTGCGCATGGGAACCTTTCCGACCGCGGGGTCGTCGTTGCTCCCCGCGGCCATCAGTGGCTTTCGCAAGGCGCACCCGTTCGTTGAACTCACGGTTCGAAGCTTTCGCAAGGTGCCGCTTCTCAACATGCTGACGAACCGAGACATCTCCATGAGCTTGCTGTGGGAGTACCCCTGGTCGCGAATCGACCACCCGAACCTCGACCTCGTGCACCTCATGGATGACCCGACCGATCTCGTTGTCTCGCACAACCACCCCATGGCCGAGCGCGAGTCCGTGTCGGTGAGTGAGCTCGTCGACGAGGTGTGGGTGATCCGTGCCGAGAAGCATCCCGTCATGGAAGCGATCATCCGGGCGTCGAACAAGGTCGGCTTCGAGCCGAAGGTTGCTTACGAGGCAAACGACTATCAGGAGGCCCAGGCGATGGTGGCCGTCGGGCTGGGTGTGGCACTGGTGCCGCGCCTCGCGCTCAGCGTGCAGCGGAGCGACGTCAAGGTCATCCCGCTGACGGGAATCGTTCCCCGGCGGCGCATCATGCTCGCGAGACTGGCGGACGGCGTGCCGAACCCGGCCGAGCTCGCCATGGTGAAGATGCTGATCGAGGCGGCGCAGGATCTGAGCTCGGCCGGTCAGCCCAGATCGTGA
- a CDS encoding MFS transporter, with translation MDDVTPRVQFTLVLIQAVFVQTLSFGLRPTLSYAVLDAGGSGSVLGVLTAAFALPSLLLALPIGHVMDRIGERPLLVAGPTAMLAASVVALLFTQSVPLLILSTVLVGIGHLSTVLSTQGVLANRFAGGRADSVFGYYTFAASLGQTLGPLLLALPSDRPEMPPIETILVISIGTSIVMLALASVMKSSPRQRLEKQRHLVTTTMSLLRINGVIRALIATSIVLATIDLFVVYMPLLGHERELTTVTVSVMLVVRSAASMLSRLFLGVLVRRSGRRRLVVGSIAISALALAATVMPVPQPALIALSAVYGFFIGICQPITLSWISELAPPGTRGLAMSLRLAANRVGQTALPAALGVLAVASGAVGVLLAAAGTLVVAAWSSAALPDSSTDTATGDHDLG, from the coding sequence ATGGATGACGTGACACCGCGCGTCCAGTTCACGCTCGTGCTGATTCAAGCGGTGTTCGTTCAGACTCTCTCGTTCGGGTTGCGACCGACACTCTCGTACGCGGTTCTCGACGCCGGCGGATCGGGAAGCGTCCTCGGCGTACTCACCGCCGCTTTTGCTCTGCCCTCACTGTTGCTCGCCCTTCCCATCGGGCACGTCATGGATCGCATCGGCGAGCGTCCGTTGCTGGTCGCCGGGCCCACCGCGATGCTTGCGGCATCCGTAGTCGCCCTGCTCTTCACACAAAGCGTCCCACTCCTGATTCTCTCGACAGTGCTCGTGGGCATTGGACACCTGTCAACGGTCCTCTCGACGCAAGGGGTTCTGGCGAACCGGTTCGCAGGAGGCAGGGCAGACTCCGTCTTCGGGTACTACACGTTTGCCGCGTCCCTGGGCCAGACCCTCGGGCCGCTGCTTCTCGCACTCCCGAGCGACCGCCCAGAGATGCCGCCCATTGAGACCATTCTGGTGATTTCGATCGGCACCAGCATCGTTATGCTGGCACTGGCGTCGGTGATGAAGAGCAGCCCCCGCCAGCGGCTCGAGAAGCAACGCCATCTCGTGACGACGACGATGTCCCTGCTGCGCATCAACGGAGTCATTCGAGCTCTCATCGCCACCAGCATCGTTCTGGCGACGATCGACCTCTTCGTGGTGTACATGCCGCTGCTCGGTCACGAGCGGGAGCTGACGACGGTGACCGTCAGTGTGATGCTCGTCGTTCGTTCTGCAGCATCCATGCTGTCGCGGCTGTTTCTCGGTGTGCTTGTCAGGCGCAGCGGGCGACGTCGTCTCGTCGTCGGGAGCATCGCGATCTCGGCGCTCGCTCTTGCCGCCACAGTGATGCCGGTACCTCAGCCCGCGCTCATCGCGCTGTCTGCGGTCTACGGCTTCTTCATCGGGATCTGCCAGCCCATCACACTCTCATGGATCTCGGAGCTGGCGCCGCCGGGAACGCGGGGCCTGGCGATGTCGCTCCGGCTCGCGGCGAACCGCGTCGGGCAGACTGCGCTGCCAGCCGCGCTCGGCGTACTCGCCGTGGCGAGCGGTGCGGTAGGCGTGCTTCTCGCGGCGGCCGGAACCCTCGTTGTCGCCGCTTGGTCGAGCGCGGCTCTTCCCGATTCGTCAACCGATACGGCCACCGGAGATCACGATCTGGGCTGA
- a CDS encoding Ldh family oxidoreductase, whose translation MTRQRFSSQQLSDFATSILTAQGVPEPDAEIVSASLVAADMGGHESHGMLRLPWYSARLSSGAMSARTDPVVVTDAGAMTILDGRDGIGQVLVDRAMSRAMENAERFGIGAVGVRNSNHFGTAGHWTRSMAERGYVGILLTNSSPSMAPWGGLAKTVGSNPWSIATPGGPHGSVVLDISNSMVARGKIYAAIQNDADIPDTWALDAEGRATTDPHAALQGTLQPIGEHKGYGISFMIDMLAGVLTGSGYADQVVGPYSATGRSRCGHLVIAIKTDACLPRDELLKRADDLVELTVWGPLAADSARIFVPGDHESENLERARLEGVQLPERTVSDLNELAVSLNVDNRLVAVAGS comes from the coding sequence ATGACACGTCAGCGGTTCTCGTCGCAGCAGCTGAGCGACTTCGCCACGAGCATCCTCACCGCGCAGGGAGTCCCTGAGCCGGATGCCGAGATCGTCAGCGCCAGCCTTGTCGCTGCAGACATGGGCGGGCACGAGTCTCACGGGATGCTGCGATTGCCCTGGTACTCCGCACGGCTCAGCTCGGGAGCGATGTCCGCCCGCACAGATCCGGTCGTCGTCACCGATGCTGGCGCGATGACCATCCTCGACGGTCGCGACGGCATCGGACAAGTGCTCGTTGACCGCGCGATGTCGCGCGCCATGGAGAATGCCGAGCGATTCGGCATCGGCGCCGTCGGGGTCCGCAACAGCAACCACTTCGGAACGGCGGGCCACTGGACGCGCTCCATGGCCGAGCGCGGCTACGTGGGAATTCTTCTGACGAACAGCAGCCCATCGATGGCCCCGTGGGGCGGCCTCGCCAAGACGGTGGGGTCCAATCCGTGGTCGATCGCGACCCCCGGAGGTCCGCACGGCTCAGTCGTCCTCGACATCTCGAACTCGATGGTTGCACGTGGAAAGATCTACGCGGCCATTCAGAATGACGCAGACATTCCCGACACATGGGCCCTCGATGCTGAGGGCCGGGCGACTACCGATCCTCATGCCGCCCTGCAGGGAACGCTGCAGCCGATCGGCGAGCATAAGGGCTACGGCATCTCCTTCATGATCGACATGCTCGCCGGCGTTCTGACGGGCAGCGGCTATGCCGATCAGGTGGTGGGGCCATACTCTGCGACTGGGCGCAGCCGGTGCGGCCATCTGGTCATTGCCATCAAGACCGACGCATGCCTCCCGCGAGACGAGCTCCTGAAGCGCGCCGACGATCTTGTCGAGTTGACGGTCTGGGGACCACTCGCCGCCGACAGCGCGCGGATCTTCGTGCCGGGCGATCACGAGAGCGAGAATCTCGAGCGCGCTCGGCTCGAGGGAGTGCAGCTGCCCGAGCGCACGGTGAGCGACCTAAACGAGCTTGCAGTTTCTCTAAACGTAGACAACAGATTGGTCGCAGTGGCAGGATCCTGA
- a CDS encoding 2-methylaconitate cis-trans isomerase PrpF family protein, whose translation MRVPAVFMRGGTSKALFFHEADLPEDPRVRDQFILAAYGSPDPFRRQIDGVGGAASSTSKVAVISDGREQGVDVLYEFGQVGIDQRIIDRRGNCGNISSAVGPFAVDEGLVEATDPMTVVRFLNVNTGKVIVAHVPTKGGRFDPNGEFELPGVPGRGSAVKLDYLEPGGSVTGRLLPTGNAVDQLDVPGLGTIDVSLVDAANPLVFVRWRDVGLDGTETAAQLDADQEFRARAEAIRAQASVLAGIAPSAAEATAQAPSVPKLSFVGPPRDYTAANGHSYSAEQMSVRAAMMSMGWLHPSYPLTGAIATSVASRITGTLVNEAIRSDSDSVVIGHQSGLLPMEVDVEFGDTGWFARSASGFRTARRLFEGAVLVPDERLDQSMV comes from the coding sequence ATGCGTGTACCTGCCGTTTTCATGCGCGGCGGAACGAGCAAAGCGCTCTTCTTCCACGAGGCTGACCTTCCCGAGGATCCACGGGTGCGGGACCAGTTCATCCTCGCCGCGTACGGCAGCCCGGATCCCTTTCGTCGCCAGATTGACGGCGTCGGCGGAGCGGCGTCGTCCACGAGCAAAGTCGCTGTCATCAGCGACGGTCGCGAGCAGGGCGTCGACGTTCTCTACGAGTTCGGGCAGGTGGGAATCGATCAGCGGATCATCGACCGCCGTGGCAATTGCGGCAATATCTCGTCGGCCGTGGGCCCGTTCGCCGTCGACGAAGGTCTCGTCGAGGCGACGGACCCGATGACCGTCGTGCGCTTTCTCAATGTCAATACGGGCAAGGTCATCGTCGCTCACGTGCCGACGAAAGGCGGCCGGTTCGATCCGAATGGAGAATTCGAGCTCCCGGGCGTGCCTGGGCGCGGCTCGGCTGTAAAACTCGACTACCTCGAACCCGGCGGATCGGTCACCGGGCGGCTTCTGCCTACCGGAAACGCGGTGGACCAGCTCGATGTTCCTGGTCTCGGCACGATCGATGTCTCACTCGTCGACGCCGCAAATCCGCTTGTCTTCGTGAGGTGGCGCGACGTCGGCCTCGATGGAACAGAGACGGCTGCTCAACTCGACGCAGACCAGGAGTTTCGTGCGCGCGCCGAGGCGATTCGTGCGCAGGCATCAGTGCTGGCAGGAATCGCTCCGTCTGCGGCAGAGGCTACGGCGCAGGCGCCGTCCGTCCCCAAACTGTCATTTGTCGGACCCCCGCGCGACTACACGGCTGCGAACGGTCACTCATACTCCGCGGAGCAGATGAGCGTTCGAGCAGCCATGATGTCGATGGGGTGGTTGCATCCGTCATACCCGCTGACGGGCGCGATCGCGACGAGTGTAGCGTCTCGCATCACAGGAACCCTCGTGAACGAGGCGATACGTTCGGACTCTGACTCGGTAGTCATCGGGCACCAATCAGGATTGCTCCCGATGGAAGTCGACGTCGAGTTCGGCGATACGGGCTGGTTCGCGCGCAGTGCGTCCGGATTCCGCACGGCCCGCCGGTTGTTCGAAGGCGCGGTCCTCGTGCCAGACGAGCGCCTGGACCAGTCAATGGTGTGA
- a CDS encoding tripartite tricarboxylate transporter substrate-binding protein: protein MSKRFKGILAAVALGASAAMTMTACSGPAQTHAGGSAEVPSSIELVVPFSAGGGTDTWARFVAPYLEEKIEGNPKIVVENQPGGESITGANKYVTSGSTDGSKMLVTSGSTYLPALLNRAEVKYDFTKLIPIVVNGTGGAVYVSSSTGITKASDLADFDKTLTYGGISATGNDLVTLLAMDVLDIDIDATFGFEGRGPARLALERGEVNLDYQTTSAFLTQVQPMIDEGKATPLFSFGVPEDGKIVRDPAMPDLPTLEEVYENLHGEAPSGEAYDAYRAFLSAAYFYQKGIWVNEGTDDAIVTAMRDAAKELSTDEEFVEKSKDALGGYPLISGTDAQEDLTAAFDVSDAVRNYTLDLLKNSYDVTVDTK from the coding sequence ATGTCCAAGAGGTTCAAAGGCATACTCGCTGCCGTCGCCCTCGGCGCGTCAGCAGCGATGACAATGACCGCGTGCAGCGGTCCGGCCCAGACACACGCCGGCGGCTCGGCCGAAGTCCCGAGCTCGATCGAGTTGGTCGTGCCCTTCTCCGCGGGAGGAGGCACCGATACATGGGCGCGGTTCGTCGCCCCGTACCTCGAGGAGAAGATCGAGGGCAATCCGAAGATCGTCGTCGAGAACCAGCCAGGCGGAGAATCGATCACCGGTGCGAACAAGTACGTCACCTCTGGCTCGACAGACGGCAGCAAGATGCTTGTCACGTCGGGCAGCACGTATCTTCCCGCCCTGCTGAATCGCGCTGAAGTGAAGTACGACTTCACCAAGCTGATTCCGATCGTCGTCAACGGAACGGGAGGCGCCGTCTACGTCTCGTCATCGACGGGTATCACCAAGGCATCCGACCTCGCCGACTTCGACAAGACCCTCACGTACGGCGGCATCAGCGCAACGGGGAACGACCTCGTCACGCTGCTCGCCATGGACGTTCTCGACATCGATATCGACGCAACGTTCGGGTTCGAAGGGCGCGGTCCTGCGCGCCTTGCGCTTGAGCGCGGCGAGGTGAATCTCGACTATCAGACGACGTCGGCATTCTTGACACAGGTGCAGCCGATGATCGACGAAGGCAAAGCGACACCGCTGTTCTCGTTCGGTGTTCCCGAAGACGGAAAGATCGTCCGCGATCCGGCAATGCCCGATCTGCCGACGCTCGAGGAAGTGTACGAGAACCTCCACGGAGAAGCCCCGAGCGGAGAAGCGTACGACGCTTACCGCGCGTTCCTCTCGGCTGCGTACTTCTATCAGAAGGGCATCTGGGTGAACGAAGGTACGGACGACGCTATCGTCACGGCAATGCGCGACGCTGCAAAGGAGCTCTCGACCGACGAGGAGTTCGTTGAGAAGAGCAAGGACGCCCTGGGCGGCTACCCGCTGATCTCGGGAACGGACGCGCAAGAAGATCTGACCGCTGCGTTCGACGTCTCGGACGCTGTCCGCAATTACACGCTCGATCTTCTGAAGAACTCGTACGACGTCACCGTCGATACGAAGTAG